A single genomic interval of Trachemys scripta elegans isolate TJP31775 chromosome 3, CAS_Tse_1.0, whole genome shotgun sequence harbors:
- the MYCN gene encoding N-myc proto-oncogene protein, producing MPGMVSKNPDLEFDSLQPCFYPDEDDFYLCGPDSAPPGEDIWKKFELLPTPPLSPSRAGLQENPPGGAPLLWGGVALGGFQTRDPLDWASELLLLPSEADLWGSTDGGDLLETGFGENNNLNSIIIQDCMWSGFSAREKLERAVSEKLQGKVGAAVAPGTAGASTTTASPGGTNSQAELNNSVSECVDPAVVFPFPINKREPVAAAPAPATGGMAGIRVNISGSSGIAQGAATATQRSSCHTSATRANSSSGDDTLSDSDDDEEEDEEEEIDVVTVEKRRSSSNKAVTTLTITVRPKNATLASVRMQQNELILKRCAPIHQQHNYAAPSPYMESEDAPPQKKLKNEVPRPIKPMIQPKSKSSSPRNSDSEDSERRRNHNILERQRRNDLRSSFLTLRDHVPELVKNEKAAKVVILKKATDYVHSLQAEEHKLLLEKEKLQARQQQLLKKIEHTRTC from the exons ATGCCAGGGATGGTCAGTAAAAACCCAGACCTCGAGTTTGACTCCTTGCAGCCCTGCTTCTATCCAGATGAAGATGATTTCTATTTGTGCGGTCCGGACTCTGCTCCCCCAGGGGAGGACATCTGGAAAAAGTTTGAACTGCTGCCTACCCCTCCTCTGTCTCCCAGCCGGGCAGGACTTCAGGAGAACCCCCCGGGAGGGGCCCCACTGCTATGGGGAGGGGTAGCTCTAGGGGGATTCCAAACCCGTGATCCTCTGGACTGGGcatctgaactgctgctgctgccctctgaGGCCGACCTTTGGGGAAGCACGGATGGAGGAGACTTATTGGAGACAGGCTTTGGGGAGAACAACAACCTCAACTCCATCATCATCCAGGATTGTATGTGGAGCGGCTTTTCTGCCCGTGAGAAGCTGGAGAGGGCAGTGAGTGAGAAACTGCAGGGCAAAgtgggagcagcagtggcacCAGGAACAGCTGGTGCATCCACCACCACTGCCAGTCCTGGGGGCACCAACAGCCAAGCAGAGCTCAACAACTCTGTGTCAGAGTGTGTGGATCCTGCAGTGGTGTTCCCCTTCCCCATCAACAAGAGGGAGCCAGtggcagcagccccagccccagcaacAGGGGGAATGGCTGGCATCCGGGTGAACATTAGTGGGAGCAGTGGGATCGCACAAGGGGCAGCAACTGCCACCCAGCGCAGCAGCTGCCATACAAGTGCTACCAGAGCAAACAGCAGCTCAGGAGATGATACTCTCAGTGACTCGG ATGatgacgaggaagaggatgaagagGAAGAAATTGATGTAGTGACAGTGGAGAAGAGGCGCTCTTCCTCCAACAAGGCTGTTACTACTCTTACTATTACTGTGCGTCCTAAAAATGCCACCTTGGCATCGGTGAGAATGcagcagaatgaactgattctaAAGCGTTGCGCCCCGATTCACCAGCAGCATAATTACGCTGCCCCTTCTCCATACATGGAAAGCGAAGATGCCCCGCCGCAGAAAAAGCTAAAAAATGAGGTGCCCCGTCCAATAAAACCCATGATCCAACCAAAGTCTAAGAGTTCAAGTCCTCGAAACTCAGATTCAGAAGATAGTGAACGTCGACGCAACCACAATATTCTGGAACGTCAGCGGCGTAACGACCTGCGATCTAGTTTCCTCACATTAAGGGACCATGTACCTGAACtggttaaaaatgagaaagctgcAAAAGTGGTCATCTTGAAAAAAGCCACCGATTATGTCCATTCCCTTCAGGCAGAGGAACACAAGTTATTGCTAGAAAAGGAAAAATTGCAAGCCAGACAACAGCAGTTGCTAAAGAAAATAGAACACACACGGACTTGCTAA